The Nitrososphaerota archaeon genomic interval CTTGGGCATCCCCATCCTCTTCCTCCTTCTGAGGGAGCAGGGGAGACACTTCAAGGCCTACATCGAAGCCCAGGCCGCGCCAGTTACAGAGAAGGGCACTCCTTCAGCCTAGACTGGAAGCCCACAGCTCCGCGGGATTCTTGTCCGCTGATAATTGGGGAACTAAGAGAAGTAGCGGTTCATCCGGGAGACGGCCTTCTTGAGAGTGGCATCCTTCTTCGAGTAGCTGAAGCGGACCTGGGTCCTCCCACGGCGGCCGTCGGCGTAGAAGCTGGAGCCGGGGACGACGGCGACCCCGCAGTCGACGGTCATCGAGGTGGCGAACTTGGTGTCGGGGAGGGAACTTAGGCGGCCGAAGTCGGCCAGGATGTAGTAGGACCCTTCGGGCATGAAGAACTCGAAGCCTATCTCGCGGAGGCCCTTGGCGATGAAATCCCTCTTCTTCTGGTAGGATTCGGCGAGGTCTGCGTAGAAAGACCTCGGCAGCCTCAGGGCGAAGGCAGCCGCCTCCTGCAAGGGCGCAGGCGCGCAGAGGGTCATGTAGTCGTGGACCTTCCTGATGGCGTTGGTCATGCCTGGCTCGGCGATTGTGTAGGCCACCCGCCACCCCGTAGCTGTGTAGGTCTTTGAGATCCCCGAGATGGTGACCGTCCTGTCTGCCATGTCCCCAAGGGTCGCCAGGCTGACATGCTCCCTCCCGTCATAGAGGATGTGCTCGTAGATCTCGTCGGTGACGGCCACCGCACCGCTGTCCTCGCACAGGTCGGCTATGACCTTCAGGTCGGCGCGGCCGAGGACCTTGCCGCTGGGGTTGTGGGGGGTGTTCACGATGACCAGCTTCGTATGAGGCGTGAATGCCTTCTTCAGGGACTCCTCGTCGAGGTCGAAGCCTTCGCCGAGGGGGACGGGCTTGGGGGTCGCGCCCGCGAGGATTGCAGAGGGGGCGTAGTTCTCGTAGGCAGGCTCGAACATTATCACTTCGTCCCCGGCGTCCGCCAGGGCCATCACTGTGGCCATCATCGCCTCAGTGGAGCCGCAGGTCACCGTGATGTTCTTGTCGGGGTCGGCGTGGATGCCGTTGAACCACTCTGCCTTTTCGCACACTGCCCGCCTGAGATTGGGGGACCCCCAGGTCACGGCGTATTGGTTGTAGTCGCCTTCTATCGCCCTGACCGCTGCCGCCTTGATGCTGGCTGGGGCAGGGAAGTCGGGGAAGCCCTGGGCCAGGTTCAGGGCGCCGTGCTTGTCCGCCAGTCGGGTCATCTCCCTGATGACAGACTCGGAGAGGCGGGACGTCTTAGGAGAGACCGAAGGTCTGGTCGCCCTCTTCAAATTGCGTCCACCGGTTTTCTGTCAAGATCTGATTTCCACTGGGTGGTGGCCTTGAGCACCTGCTCTTCGGAGTATCTGTGAGGGTCCAGCTCGAAACAGACGAGGACCTCCGTGTCGGCGACCCTGTCGAGCAGCGGCTTGAGGCTGGCGTTCCCTTCCCCGGGGATCAGATGGTCGTCGGCGGCCCCCCCGTTGTCGCTCAGATGAACCTCGACGAGCTTCGGTCCGACGCGCTCGGCCAGGGCCAGGGGGTCGTGGCCGTTCACGTGGGCGTG includes:
- a CDS encoding aminotransferase class I/II-fold pyridoxal phosphate-dependent enzyme — encoded protein: MKRATRPSVSPKTSRLSESVIREMTRLADKHGALNLAQGFPDFPAPASIKAAAVRAIEGDYNQYAVTWGSPNLRRAVCEKAEWFNGIHADPDKNITVTCGSTEAMMATVMALADAGDEVIMFEPAYENYAPSAILAGATPKPVPLGEGFDLDEESLKKAFTPHTKLVIVNTPHNPSGKVLGRADLKVIADLCEDSGAVAVTDEIYEHILYDGREHVSLATLGDMADRTVTISGISKTYTATGWRVAYTIAEPGMTNAIRKVHDYMTLCAPAPLQEAAAFALRLPRSFYADLAESYQKKRDFIAKGLREIGFEFFMPEGSYYILADFGRLSSLPDTKFATSMTVDCGVAVVPGSSFYADGRRGRTQVRFSYSKKDATLKKAVSRMNRYFS